One genomic region from Oceaniferula flava encodes:
- a CDS encoding SDR family oxidoreductase produces the protein MDLHLTDQVVIITGGAKGIGAGCTEAFAAEGAIPVIVGRSPDVGRQLIEQCGRGHVIEAELTSEEACRLAIEETLEKYGRLDGIVHNAGVNDGVSLSQSPADFMASLQKNIFHVFTLTHYALDALIGSKGFIVNISSKVADTGQGATSGYAASKGAMNALTREWALDLAKHSIRVNSVVPAEVMTPLYQNWLDTLDDPEAAVQDIESRIPFENRMTTSEEIANTVVFLASDRSAHTTGQILYPDGGYVHLDRSYGAVEKG, from the coding sequence ATGGATCTTCACCTTACCGACCAAGTTGTCATCATCACCGGCGGCGCCAAGGGCATTGGCGCTGGCTGCACCGAAGCTTTTGCTGCCGAGGGCGCTATTCCTGTTATCGTCGGCCGCTCGCCGGATGTCGGCAGGCAGCTGATCGAGCAATGCGGTCGCGGCCATGTCATTGAGGCCGAACTGACCTCCGAGGAAGCTTGCCGGCTCGCGATTGAGGAAACCTTGGAGAAGTATGGTCGGCTTGATGGCATCGTGCACAATGCCGGCGTTAACGATGGCGTGTCGCTGTCACAAAGCCCCGCGGATTTCATGGCCTCGCTGCAGAAGAATATCTTCCATGTTTTCACGCTTACTCATTACGCGTTAGATGCCCTGATTGGGTCCAAGGGGTTCATCGTCAACATTTCTTCCAAGGTCGCCGATACCGGTCAGGGGGCCACCTCTGGCTACGCCGCGTCCAAGGGCGCAATGAATGCCCTGACTCGCGAGTGGGCGCTGGATTTGGCCAAGCACTCGATCCGGGTGAACAGCGTGGTGCCGGCGGAGGTGATGACTCCCCTCTATCAGAACTGGCTGGATACCCTCGACGATCCTGAAGCGGCGGTGCAAGACATCGAGTCGCGCATTCCCTTCGAGAACCGCATGACCACCTCCGAGGAAATTGCCAATACAGTGGTCTTCCTCGCCTCGGACCGTTCGGCCCATACCACCGGGCAGATTCTCTATCCGGACGGTGGCTACGTGCATCTCGATCGCTCTTACGGGGCTGTGGAAAAAGGTTAG
- a CDS encoding MFS transporter: protein MEKSPVVSKKYLVPFILVTILFPLWAFANNFTDPFVKVFKDVFNTSNDKAAWVQMAFYGGYATMAIPAAIFIRKFSYKAGILVGLLLFAVGALITIPAAQSVNFTLFIIAFYILTFGLAFLETTANPFILSMGSEETATRRLNLAQAFNPIGALAGAGVAAAVVLPSLDMAAFKHDVGSIQAELSPADSAESEHYILPFLKHTPKENLNDPNVRSYLENTPVEDLGKLTEQTITAYQNGDIATFDGKSFVELQEHDLSLASTSYTILGITVLAVFLIFVFYKVPEQRHEKGEALNLGATAKRLFANPRYLGGVVAQIFYVGVQIMVWTYIFHYCENELGIDNATAGKHQIAALVLFLGFRFVCTYFLKYISPGKLLALLSIGGIATTLGAIYLSGMAGLYSLMGISACMSLMFPTIYGIALEGVGEDAKLGSAGLIFAIVGGAFMPKLQGMMIDSGDMFGLTATRASFYLPVLCFVIIAVYGLAFRRPRPVIHVTEPGEAI, encoded by the coding sequence ATGGAAAAATCACCTGTTGTCTCAAAAAAATACCTCGTTCCGTTCATTCTGGTCACGATTCTGTTTCCACTCTGGGCCTTTGCGAACAACTTCACGGATCCCTTTGTCAAAGTCTTCAAGGACGTCTTCAACACCAGCAACGACAAAGCGGCCTGGGTGCAGATGGCCTTCTACGGGGGCTATGCCACCATGGCGATCCCTGCGGCCATTTTCATCAGGAAATTTTCCTACAAGGCGGGCATTCTCGTCGGTCTGCTGCTCTTCGCCGTTGGGGCGTTGATCACCATTCCGGCGGCACAGAGTGTGAACTTCACCCTGTTTATCATCGCCTTCTACATTCTGACCTTCGGCCTCGCATTCCTTGAGACCACTGCGAACCCGTTCATCCTGTCGATGGGCTCGGAAGAGACCGCCACACGCCGACTCAACCTCGCCCAGGCATTCAACCCGATTGGGGCCCTGGCTGGGGCCGGTGTGGCCGCTGCGGTGGTGCTGCCAAGCCTCGACATGGCGGCATTCAAACATGACGTCGGTAGCATTCAGGCCGAGCTGTCTCCTGCGGACAGCGCCGAGTCAGAGCATTACATCCTGCCCTTTCTGAAGCACACACCGAAGGAGAACCTCAACGATCCCAACGTCCGCAGCTACCTGGAGAACACCCCCGTGGAGGACCTCGGCAAGCTCACCGAGCAAACCATCACCGCCTATCAGAATGGCGACATCGCCACCTTCGACGGCAAGAGCTTCGTCGAGCTCCAGGAGCACGATCTCAGCCTCGCCTCCACCAGCTACACCATCCTCGGCATCACCGTGCTCGCAGTTTTTCTGATCTTCGTGTTCTACAAGGTGCCGGAGCAGCGTCATGAAAAAGGCGAAGCTCTGAATCTCGGCGCTACGGCGAAGCGGCTCTTTGCCAACCCCCGCTACCTCGGTGGCGTGGTGGCGCAGATCTTTTACGTCGGCGTGCAGATCATGGTCTGGACCTACATTTTCCACTACTGCGAGAATGAGCTCGGCATCGATAATGCTACTGCCGGCAAACACCAGATTGCTGCCCTCGTGCTGTTCCTCGGATTCCGTTTTGTCTGCACCTACTTCCTGAAATACATCTCACCCGGCAAGCTGCTCGCGCTCTTGTCGATCGGGGGAATCGCCACCACTCTCGGCGCGATCTATCTCAGCGGCATGGCCGGACTTTACTCGCTGATGGGCATTTCAGCCTGCATGTCACTGATGTTCCCCACCATCTACGGAATCGCCCTCGAGGGCGTGGGTGAGGATGCCAAGCTGGGCTCGGCCGGATTGATCTTCGCCATCGTCGGCGGCGCCTTCATGCCGAAACTGCAAGGCATGATGATCGATAGCGGCGATATGTTTGGTCTCACGGCCACCCGGGCTTCCTTCTACCTGCCGGTGCTTTGCTTTGTCATCATCGCGGTTTACGGTCTCGCGTTTCGTCGCCCCCGTCCCGTGATCCACGTCACCGAACCTGGCGAAGCGATCTAA
- a CDS encoding enolase C-terminal domain-like protein, which translates to MKITSANVIDLRVPTSDDLLGSDPFHTEPDYSSAVLHLETDNGLRGVSVVFTIGAGTDWICHGIQDLTQLVIGSDLEDFTTSPIKLYKRLIDHHQLRWLHDGVFRMACGAILNAMWDLWAKQEGKPLWKLLVDLEPEFIVDHCIDWRNIKDALTPEEALEILHKAKANKATREQQMSEIGPKAYCTAGWLGLSNEQIIATIQKLQKTGFDTFKLKVGQNLEDDVARIKFTREAIGPDQNLMVDANQYWGVDEAKEHIQHYLPYNLKWIEEPIARDDVLGYVELSETFKDASFKMACGEQGASPVIFKQLLKSKAIGYCQIDAVRVAGVNDVMANILMAAKYDIPVCPHGGGIALCNMIQHYGMWDQIAVSGHSDTQLVEYIDFLAECVEHPVATKDGHYVTPKAPGWGLEFHSDFLADHTYPTGKVWANRPPEKCGARFESPPKH; encoded by the coding sequence ATGAAGATCACCTCCGCCAACGTCATCGATCTCCGTGTCCCTACCTCGGATGATCTCTTGGGGTCCGACCCCTTCCACACCGAGCCGGATTACTCCTCCGCGGTGCTACATTTGGAAACCGACAATGGTCTCCGCGGTGTTTCCGTGGTGTTCACCATCGGCGCCGGCACCGATTGGATTTGCCACGGGATTCAGGACCTGACGCAGCTCGTCATCGGATCGGACCTCGAGGATTTTACCACCTCACCGATCAAGCTCTACAAGCGCCTGATCGATCACCATCAGCTCCGCTGGCTGCACGATGGTGTGTTCCGCATGGCCTGCGGTGCCATTCTGAACGCCATGTGGGACCTTTGGGCGAAGCAGGAGGGCAAACCCCTGTGGAAACTGCTGGTCGATCTCGAGCCCGAGTTCATCGTCGATCACTGCATCGACTGGCGGAATATCAAAGACGCGCTGACTCCCGAGGAGGCGCTGGAAATTCTCCACAAGGCGAAGGCGAACAAGGCGACCCGCGAGCAGCAGATGTCGGAAATCGGTCCCAAAGCCTACTGCACAGCAGGCTGGCTGGGGCTGAGCAATGAGCAAATCATTGCAACCATCCAAAAGCTTCAGAAAACCGGCTTTGACACCTTCAAACTCAAGGTCGGCCAGAACCTCGAGGACGATGTCGCCCGGATTAAGTTCACCCGCGAGGCCATCGGTCCGGACCAAAACCTGATGGTCGATGCCAACCAGTATTGGGGCGTGGATGAGGCCAAGGAGCACATCCAACATTACCTGCCATACAACCTCAAATGGATCGAAGAACCCATCGCCCGCGACGATGTCTTAGGCTACGTGGAGCTCTCCGAAACCTTCAAAGACGCGTCCTTCAAAATGGCCTGCGGTGAGCAAGGTGCATCACCGGTGATCTTTAAGCAGCTGTTGAAATCCAAAGCCATCGGTTACTGCCAGATCGATGCGGTGAGGGTGGCCGGCGTCAATGACGTCATGGCCAATATCCTGATGGCGGCGAAGTATGACATCCCCGTCTGCCCGCACGGCGGCGGCATCGCCCTGTGCAACATGATCCAGCACTACGGCATGTGGGACCAGATCGCGGTCAGCGGTCACTCGGATACCCAGCTGGTGGAATACATCGATTTCCTCGCCGAGTGCGTGGAACATCCGGTCGCTACGAAGGACGGTCACTACGTCACCCCGAAGGCCCCCGGTTGGGGACTGGAGTTCCACAGCGATTTCCTTGCCGACCACACCTACCCGACTGGTAAAGTCTGGGCGAACCGTCCGCCTGAGAAGTGCGGAGCTCGATTTGAATCCCCCCCCAAACACTAA
- a CDS encoding fumarylacetoacetate hydrolase family protein: MKLIRFYKNDTLTPGIICKDCSNTAVDCSSFGEDWNEQFFETDGLSRLHDFLVAKREELPESKLDEVKLAPAIARPSKIVCIGLNYAAHAAESGMEPPTEPVVFFKATTAWAGPNDDVVIPRKSDKTDWEVELAVVIGKKAKYVSKEDALDYVAGYAVHNDYSEREWQLEKLGQWVKGKSADTYAPFGPYVATKDEIENPNNLDLWLSLNGKKIQNSNTSDFIYNVQHVISYLSEFMTLLPGDVISTGTPAGVGLGFDPPVYLKEGDVVELGIEGLGTQKQTAVKEQ, translated from the coding sequence ATGAAACTGATTCGATTTTATAAAAACGACACCCTGACACCTGGCATCATCTGCAAGGACTGCTCGAACACCGCTGTGGACTGCTCATCGTTCGGCGAGGACTGGAACGAGCAATTTTTTGAAACGGATGGTCTGTCGCGGCTGCATGATTTCCTGGTGGCCAAGCGCGAGGAATTGCCGGAATCCAAGCTCGATGAGGTGAAACTAGCCCCCGCGATTGCGCGTCCGTCGAAGATCGTCTGCATCGGCCTGAACTACGCCGCCCACGCCGCCGAATCCGGCATGGAGCCACCCACCGAGCCAGTGGTCTTTTTCAAAGCCACCACCGCCTGGGCCGGACCGAACGACGACGTGGTGATCCCGCGCAAGTCGGACAAAACCGACTGGGAAGTGGAGCTCGCTGTGGTCATCGGCAAGAAGGCCAAATACGTCTCCAAAGAAGACGCCCTCGATTACGTCGCCGGCTACGCGGTGCACAACGATTACTCGGAGCGCGAGTGGCAGTTGGAAAAGCTGGGCCAGTGGGTGAAGGGAAAATCAGCCGACACCTATGCTCCGTTCGGTCCTTACGTCGCCACCAAGGACGAGATTGAAAACCCGAACAACCTGGACCTCTGGCTCAGCTTGAACGGCAAGAAAATCCAGAACAGCAACACCTCCGATTTCATCTACAACGTCCAGCACGTGATCAGCTACCTCTCCGAGTTCATGACCCTGCTGCCGGGCGATGTGATCTCCACCGGCACTCCGGCAGGGGTGGGGCTCGGCTTTGATCCGCCGGTTTATCTTAAGGAAGGTGACGTCGTGGAACTCGGCATCGAAGGGCTCGGCACGCAGAAACAAACAGCGGTTAAAGAACAATGA
- a CDS encoding SDR family NAD(P)-dependent oxidoreductase encodes MKTAVITGAGSGIGQAVALRLAEEKHHIVILDFDTEAGGKTADTIKAAGGSAECLACDVSNTESVAKAFEQISEVHILVNNAGIAAIGNVETCSPEELDKIYGVNVKGIYHCLHYAIPKMLSTGEGAIVNLASIASKVGIQDRFAYSMSKGAALSMTLSVARDYVDKNIRCNCVCPARVHTPFVDGYLEKNYPEDELAEMFSKLSEYQPIGRMGKPEEIAELIAFLTSDKAGFITGSAYDIDGGVTLLR; translated from the coding sequence ATGAAAACAGCCGTCATCACAGGAGCTGGATCTGGCATTGGCCAGGCCGTCGCACTACGTCTCGCAGAAGAAAAACACCACATTGTCATCCTCGACTTCGATACCGAAGCGGGTGGTAAAACCGCCGACACGATCAAGGCGGCCGGAGGGAGTGCGGAGTGCCTGGCTTGCGATGTTTCTAATACCGAGTCAGTTGCCAAGGCCTTTGAACAAATCTCGGAGGTCCATATCTTGGTCAACAATGCCGGCATCGCTGCGATCGGCAATGTCGAGACCTGCAGCCCGGAGGAGCTCGATAAAATTTACGGCGTGAATGTCAAAGGCATCTACCACTGTCTGCACTACGCCATTCCCAAAATGCTGTCCACTGGAGAGGGCGCAATTGTCAACCTGGCGTCGATTGCCTCCAAGGTGGGGATCCAGGACCGCTTTGCCTACTCGATGTCCAAGGGTGCAGCGCTGAGTATGACGCTTTCCGTTGCTCGCGATTATGTGGATAAAAACATCCGCTGCAACTGCGTCTGCCCGGCGCGGGTGCACACTCCCTTCGTCGATGGCTACTTGGAGAAAAACTACCCTGAAGACGAGCTCGCTGAAATGTTCAGCAAACTCAGCGAGTATCAACCGATCGGCCGCATGGGGAAACCCGAGGAGATTGCCGAGCTGATTGCCTTCCTGACCTCCGATAAAGCCGGCTTCATCACCGGGTCTGCCTACGACATCGACGGCGGCGTCACACTTCTTCGCTAA
- a CDS encoding helix-turn-helix transcriptional regulator produces the protein MKKQEASPKNIPADYHDLIHEGLNGWMSIAAVYTNKQKNLKAVMDRWFVRAQREGADDYTRAICANSGSTRAILRRDIVSDEDWENDWFRRDFLHYFGVSDRLSSVVTLNDECEACIFLDRPLDAEPFTESEKNLIYLASAGTAELHKRMFLEHGAMVASSPLSKRERETYRYLLTEMSESQIADHMKLSAHTVHDYARGLYKKFGVKGRLGLMALVLGR, from the coding sequence TTGAAAAAGCAAGAGGCGTCACCCAAGAACATTCCCGCCGATTATCATGACCTTATTCACGAAGGGCTCAATGGTTGGATGTCGATCGCCGCGGTGTATACAAACAAGCAGAAAAACTTGAAAGCAGTCATGGACCGTTGGTTCGTGCGCGCGCAGCGTGAGGGGGCTGATGATTACACCCGTGCGATTTGCGCTAACAGTGGCAGCACTCGCGCTATTCTACGTCGCGATATTGTTAGTGATGAAGATTGGGAGAACGATTGGTTTCGTCGGGACTTTTTACATTACTTCGGTGTCAGCGATCGCTTGAGCAGCGTGGTTACGCTGAATGATGAGTGCGAGGCGTGTATATTTCTAGATCGTCCGTTAGATGCCGAGCCGTTCACCGAATCTGAAAAGAATCTCATCTACCTCGCCTCCGCCGGCACGGCTGAGCTGCACAAGCGAATGTTTCTTGAGCACGGGGCGATGGTGGCCAGTTCGCCACTGAGCAAACGCGAGCGCGAAACCTACCGCTACTTACTAACGGAGATGTCTGAAAGTCAGATCGCCGACCATATGAAACTCTCCGCCCATACCGTGCACGATTACGCACGGGGGCTGTACAAAAAATTCGGTGTCAAAGGTAGACTTGGGCTCATGGCACTGGTGCTGGGGCGGTGA
- a CDS encoding glycoside hydrolase family 10 protein, with product MTMRLWIILTAIFSTPLSGLAQQYAPSREAPPLVTREFRGAWVASVYNIDWPSRQGLSASSQQAELRAMLDQMARLNLNAIIFQVRPHADALYRSSLEPWSPWLSGTMGRSPGYDPLAYCIAQAHARGIEVHAWFNPFRALPNASMPTSSKHVARTHPSVIRKFKNYKWMDPSSSFTRQRALSVILDVTRRYDIDGIHIDDYFYPYPDVDKNGRAKQQFPDGKSASQRRSYVDSFVRDMYTSVKKTKPWVRVGISPFGIWKPGVPSGTTASINAYEHLAADSRKWLANGWCDYMSPQLYWRIAGPQSYSRLLNWWRAQSSRPVWPGIATSRINSSEDPGRPASEIVNQVQLSRTIGRNYAGHVHWSMKSLKQNRGGISSLLTKQSYTTPALVPPMPWMSKTLPPTPQAQAVTSRGGVNLRWTAVKSSAKYAVQARYGRNWFTVKVVPGAVTQLLLKGSPDAIAVSSVDRYGNTSRPSVIAR from the coding sequence ATGACAATGCGCCTGTGGATCATCCTAACAGCAATTTTTTCCACTCCCCTCTCCGGATTGGCCCAGCAATACGCCCCAAGCCGCGAAGCGCCGCCGTTAGTAACACGTGAATTCCGTGGCGCTTGGGTGGCATCAGTTTACAATATCGATTGGCCAAGTCGCCAAGGTCTATCCGCATCCAGCCAACAGGCAGAGCTCCGTGCGATGCTCGACCAAATGGCCCGACTCAATCTCAACGCGATCATTTTCCAAGTCCGACCTCATGCCGATGCACTTTACCGCTCGAGCCTCGAACCATGGAGCCCTTGGTTAAGTGGCACCATGGGCCGATCCCCCGGCTACGATCCACTAGCCTACTGCATCGCCCAGGCCCACGCACGCGGGATCGAAGTGCACGCCTGGTTCAACCCCTTCCGCGCCCTCCCCAATGCGTCGATGCCAACCTCATCGAAACACGTCGCCCGCACCCATCCCTCAGTGATCAGGAAGTTCAAGAACTACAAGTGGATGGACCCCTCGAGCTCCTTCACCCGCCAGCGTGCACTGTCCGTGATCCTCGATGTCACCCGTCGCTACGACATCGATGGCATTCATATTGACGACTATTTCTACCCTTATCCGGATGTGGATAAAAACGGTCGGGCCAAACAGCAGTTCCCCGATGGCAAGAGCGCATCGCAGCGGCGGTCCTATGTCGATTCCTTCGTCCGCGACATGTATACCTCGGTGAAAAAAACCAAACCCTGGGTGCGTGTCGGCATCAGTCCCTTTGGCATTTGGAAACCAGGAGTCCCCTCAGGCACCACTGCCAGCATCAATGCCTACGAACATCTAGCCGCCGACTCTCGGAAGTGGCTGGCCAACGGTTGGTGCGATTATATGTCGCCTCAACTCTACTGGCGCATCGCTGGCCCGCAAAGCTACAGCCGCCTACTCAACTGGTGGCGCGCACAGAGCAGTCGACCAGTCTGGCCAGGCATCGCCACCTCGCGCATCAACAGCAGCGAAGACCCTGGCCGACCCGCGAGCGAGATCGTTAATCAGGTGCAACTCTCCAGAACCATTGGTCGGAACTACGCCGGTCACGTCCACTGGAGCATGAAAAGCCTCAAACAGAACCGTGGTGGCATTTCCAGCCTCCTCACCAAGCAATCCTACACCACCCCTGCCCTCGTTCCTCCCATGCCGTGGATGAGCAAGACACTGCCGCCGACTCCACAGGCGCAGGCAGTGACATCGCGTGGTGGCGTCAACCTGCGATGGACCGCGGTGAAAAGCAGTGCCAAGTATGCAGTGCAGGCACGCTACGGCCGAAATTGGTTCACTGTAAAAGTGGTGCCCGGTGCTGTGACCCAGCTACTTCTGAAGGGCTCCCCGGACGCCATCGCGGTGAGTTCAGTCGATCGCTACGGCAATACAAGTCGCCCTTCCGTGATTGCACGTTAA
- a CDS encoding GbsR/MarR family transcriptional regulator, which produces MSANDCPSSETRIIDDRLLAFFQDAVRLLGLPKSVGEIYGVLYASPTPLTMIDLVDRLGISKGSASQGLKMLRTLGAVREVDFKDDRKTYFEADVELKKLVGGFIREQIRPHLTSGKEKLKEIRSEAQHIEDPELRAFYDERIERLERWSGKANLVLPLLQKFLGE; this is translated from the coding sequence ATGAGCGCCAACGACTGCCCATCCTCCGAGACCCGGATCATTGACGATCGATTGCTTGCCTTTTTCCAAGATGCGGTGCGTCTTCTGGGGCTACCCAAGTCCGTAGGCGAGATTTATGGCGTGCTCTACGCCTCACCTACCCCCTTGACGATGATTGACTTGGTCGATCGACTCGGCATCAGCAAGGGATCAGCCAGCCAAGGGCTGAAAATGCTTCGCACTCTGGGAGCAGTGCGCGAAGTGGATTTCAAAGACGATCGGAAAACGTATTTCGAAGCCGATGTGGAACTCAAAAAGCTGGTGGGTGGTTTCATCCGCGAGCAAATCCGACCGCATCTCACCAGTGGCAAGGAGAAGCTCAAGGAAATCCGCTCAGAGGCGCAGCACATCGAGGACCCCGAGTTGCGCGCGTTTTATGACGAACGGATCGAGCGCCTTGAACGGTGGTCAGGAAAAGCCAATTTGGTGCTCCCGCTCCTACAAAAGTTCTTGGGAGAATAG
- the nusG gene encoding transcription termination/antitermination protein NusG — protein MADIQDSDDSPAWYCVRTQTKREHLAAKSLKQLEGIESFCPRLRYRKATRRGKIWWVEAMFPGYIFAFFSRKQSERLVVHTPGVMKLLKFGDYVPEIKATFVAELVRQMQEQDEEGNDMLTLQPTVKEGDEVEIAHGAMQGIQGKVVEVLPSQERVKLLVEFLGSDQLVDADLFSLLLPSKPLPED, from the coding sequence ATGGCCGACATACAAGACAGCGACGACTCACCAGCCTGGTATTGCGTGCGCACCCAGACCAAGCGTGAACATCTGGCCGCGAAAAGCCTGAAACAGCTCGAGGGCATCGAGTCTTTCTGTCCCCGTCTACGCTACCGCAAAGCCACTCGCCGAGGGAAGATTTGGTGGGTTGAAGCCATGTTCCCTGGCTATATTTTCGCCTTTTTCTCCCGTAAACAAAGTGAGCGCCTCGTCGTGCACACCCCCGGAGTGATGAAGCTGCTAAAGTTCGGCGACTACGTGCCGGAAATCAAAGCCACCTTCGTCGCCGAGCTAGTGCGCCAAATGCAGGAGCAAGACGAGGAGGGGAATGACATGCTCACCCTGCAGCCTACCGTCAAAGAAGGCGATGAAGTGGAAATCGCCCACGGTGCCATGCAGGGGATCCAGGGCAAGGTGGTCGAGGTGTTACCGTCCCAAGAACGGGTAAAATTGCTAGTTGAATTCCTCGGTAGCGATCAACTGGTCGATGCCGATTTATTCTCCCTGCTCCTGCCCAGCAAGCCGCTGCCGGAGGACTAG
- the eda gene encoding bifunctional 4-hydroxy-2-oxoglutarate aldolase/2-dehydro-3-deoxy-phosphogluconate aldolase, whose amino-acid sequence MSENLPTQAQADIVCQMKSHRLVPVIVLDRAEEGAPLAEALVSGGLPVAEVTMRTPAALDAMRNIAQFPDVLLGAGTVLQPEQVDMAVDSGAKYIICPGMHRGVIERCLELGVLCIPGAITPSDIALAMDYGLEQVKFFPAEAFGGAKTLKAMAAPYQEMRFVPTGGIHAGNVADYLAIPSVVACGGSWMVDRKLVNEGKFDAITSLVSEAVNLVKGI is encoded by the coding sequence ATGTCAGAAAACCTCCCTACGCAGGCACAAGCGGATATTGTTTGTCAGATGAAAAGTCACCGACTGGTTCCGGTGATCGTGTTAGACCGAGCTGAAGAGGGCGCGCCCTTGGCTGAAGCCCTGGTCAGTGGTGGCCTGCCGGTGGCCGAGGTCACTATGCGCACGCCTGCCGCCCTGGATGCGATGCGGAACATTGCACAATTCCCCGACGTCCTACTCGGTGCCGGCACTGTCTTGCAGCCTGAGCAAGTGGACATGGCGGTGGACAGTGGTGCGAAATACATCATCTGCCCGGGGATGCACCGTGGGGTGATCGAGCGATGTCTCGAACTCGGAGTGCTCTGCATCCCGGGGGCGATTACTCCCTCCGACATTGCTTTGGCGATGGATTACGGGCTGGAACAGGTGAAGTTCTTCCCGGCTGAGGCCTTCGGTGGTGCCAAAACATTGAAAGCCATGGCGGCTCCGTATCAGGAGATGCGCTTTGTGCCGACAGGCGGGATTCACGCCGGCAATGTGGCCGATTATCTGGCCATTCCCAGTGTGGTTGCCTGTGGCGGATCTTGGATGGTCGATCGCAAACTGGTCAACGAAGGCAAGTTCGATGCTATCACCTCGCTGGTCAGCGAAGCGGTGAACTTGGTCAAGGGGATCTAA
- the kduI gene encoding 5-dehydro-4-deoxy-D-glucuronate isomerase — protein sequence MLNHRTADDISYKSLDTTGLRDRFLLQDLFTEGQLQLVYTDLDRAIVGSAVPTLDTLTLSAAEALRAEYFCERRELGVINLGATGSITVDGESYQLSHTECLYIGRGSKEISFTSADAAEPAQFYLLSYPAHTDYPTAHAKIEDANKLELGSKAEANERHLYQYIHENGIQSCQLVMGFTILQPGSIWNTMPPHTHDRRSEVYAYFDVENDHRIAHFMGHPDETRVLWMSEKDIALSPSWSIHCGAGTGSYSFVWGMGGENQRFDDMDGFPLSTLK from the coding sequence ATGCTCAACCACCGAACCGCTGACGACATCAGCTACAAGTCTCTCGATACCACCGGCCTGCGCGATCGATTTTTGCTGCAGGATCTTTTCACCGAAGGCCAGCTGCAGCTGGTTTACACCGATCTCGATCGCGCCATCGTCGGCTCGGCCGTGCCCACGTTAGACACCCTGACACTCAGTGCCGCAGAGGCCCTGCGTGCCGAGTATTTCTGCGAGCGCCGCGAGCTGGGGGTGATCAACCTTGGAGCCACCGGCAGCATCACCGTGGATGGGGAAAGCTACCAGCTCAGCCACACCGAGTGCCTCTACATCGGTCGCGGCAGCAAGGAAATCAGCTTCACCAGCGCCGATGCCGCCGAGCCAGCCCAGTTCTATCTGCTCAGCTACCCGGCGCACACGGATTACCCAACGGCCCACGCCAAAATCGAGGATGCGAACAAGCTGGAACTCGGTTCCAAAGCCGAGGCCAACGAGCGCCACCTCTATCAGTACATCCATGAGAACGGCATCCAGTCCTGCCAGCTCGTCATGGGTTTCACCATTCTTCAGCCCGGCAGCATCTGGAATACCATGCCGCCACACACTCACGATCGGCGCTCGGAGGTCTACGCCTACTTCGATGTGGAAAATGACCACCGCATCGCCCACTTCATGGGACATCCGGACGAGACCCGCGTGCTGTGGATGTCGGAAAAAGACATCGCGCTGTCGCCTTCATGGTCGATCCACTGCGGCGCCGGCACCGGCTCCTACTCATTCGTCTGGGGCATGGGTGGCGAGAACCAACGCTTCGATGACATGGACGGCTTCCCGCTTTCCACGCTCAAGTAA